Below is a genomic region from Amphiura filiformis chromosome 19, Afil_fr2py, whole genome shotgun sequence.
CAGTGAAACCCATGTGGCATGAAGTCGATGATCTTGTGTGTGGCATGTGAGGGGCCCCATGGTTAATACCCGGGTTACCTAGTGACTTCTTAGTTCATCTTTgtgtggaagatgtgaccttaatcttccacacagggagtgtgaatttgaaggGACTAAGAACCCTTTGGACTATTGACGTGTAACCTTTACTTCCACATCTGCCTGACTTGAAGGGTTTTTCAAGTGATTTGCCCAAACCAGTTGCAGAACATCCCGAGTCCTAACGCTCATGTTGCCCTCTGAGATAATGAAAAAACCTGCAGGGCAAAAGAACCCATATTCTACATAGAGCATGGGGTCAATCCTGGGGgaacagggggggggggaaccccctaccttttggcaaaattacccattttttgttcttttctgcctctttttaacaattttggccagTTGTCCCCCCATATTTCGAGCTGGATTGGCGCTAACTTTGGGTTAGTAGTAAccaaataataccaaaatattATCAAATGGGGAAGGGGGAAGGGTGGATTTTAACTGAAGTAGCCCAATTACTGCTGGCAGCTGTACATTGCCCACCCCTGGTTTAGGTTGCATGAATCAAAAAACCATTAAACAGGTTAATATTGGCATCACTATAATTGGCCATGTCACCAGCTGTCACAAGTTTAACTTCATCTCCCTGCTGTAACATCAAGACCACACTTTGACTTTGCATCTCACGCGCATCAGCAACATCGATACTGATCCAAGCTTTTCTTACTCCATTCACCCGCAAGCTTACATCTGCAATACTTGTCTCCCACTTAGCaaatgaaaaagtgaaaaaatatAAACCAGTGATGCGGCAGGTGAATATGCCTGTAGTATGATCAAAATCATTACCGATGTCAAGGTCTTCTACGTCAAATGTTATTGTTTGGGAACCAGTCAAATCTCGCTTAAGTTGTGCTGAAAATGCAGATGTCTGAGTCGATGGCGGTGTATAAGATGTTGATGATGTTCCTGcttcacccttttgaccttttaCCCCATCTGTTCCAGGTTGACCTCCGACCCCATCTGTTCCAGGTTGACCTCTGGCCCCATCTATTccaggttgacctttgacccctgatAACCCAGGGATTCCTACAGGGCCCATCTTGCCTGGAGATCCCAAGAGACCTACAGAAATGAATATGAAAGAAACTTGATTTCAGTGTTGATGGGATgtgcatcaaaaacaaaacaaatctgcacatatttacaattatgaaattattttgtCCAACTACTCCACCTAACACTCAACAAAGACAAGCAGGTCAAAAATATCTCcttgttttataaaatgttaaaagaaaaacaaaatatacagtATTTACTCAAGTGCTGTTGATACTGCATCCCACCACCAATATTGACCCCACTCATCAGTTCCCTATTTGGTCTCACCCTGGGTGTTACTAGTAAAAAGTAGTATATTAAAGACTTAGAGGGGGCCAGTTGATGTTGGGATACAGTCATACACTTTTTTGTGTTTgtcacaaaataaattaaaaaaacacctgcattttgcatgattttttgGGTGTTCTTGTTTGAGAAATCACTGATTGTCCCTTTAATATTGCATACAACAGGTTGTTGACAAGAATCCACATCGCCAGTGAGGTTTTGCCAAAAGAATTTCCAGAAATTAGTCTGATGGTGCAACACCCATATTTTTTTATGTGGGGTAAAGATTGCATGGTTCATAATTGATTAATTCCTGTAACAAGTATTTTGCAATGTTCATACTACCAGTGAGGTTTTGCCAAAAGAATTCCCCAGAAATCAGGACATATAATAGTGCAACATACATGCACAGGTGAGCTTTGTCTAATATTCTTGTTGCAGATTTACCATTGCTAAGTTTGTTTTACAGTGTGTCTCATCTCATGTTGAattattttgcagtggcagattctcaCCCTCACTGATGGTGTTCAAGTGTCCAATTCATGCACCTACCTGGTTCTCCAACTGGACCAATATCTCCTTTTTGACCTTGATCACCTTTTGAACCTGGTAACCCTTGACCTTGTTCACCTTTTAAACCTTGACCTGGTTGACCTGGCTGACCTGGTACACCAGGGATGCCTGGGTCACCGGCAGGGCCGGTGAGACCTGTTTGAAAGAAGAAATGAAGATTAGGACAGGATAAGACCATCACATTGAGTTAATGTTACAGTTCAATTAGTAACAATGTCTTCAGTAAGTAACACATTGCTTTTAATAACCAATACACTCCCTCCTTCATTAAGTAATTGTTACTTTCTAAAGCAACAACACATTCACTTCAGTAGCGATGTATTACTTCCAGTAAGCAATGTATTGTCTCCAGTAAGCAATGTGTTGCTTCCAATACATTGCCTTCAGTTAGCAATGTGTAAATTTCAATTACTTTCAGTAAACAACACATCACTTTCAATAAGCAACACATTGCCTTCAGTAAGCAATGTGTTGTTTGCAATAACCAATGCATTGCCTTCAGTAGGCAATGCATTACTTTTAATAAGCAACACATTACCTTCAGTAGGCAATGTCTTACTATTAACAAGCAACACATTGCCTTCAGTAAGCAATGCATTACTTTCCAAAAGCAACACACTGCCTTCAGTAGGCAATGCGTTATTTTCTATAAGCAACATATTGCCTTCAGTAATCAATGCATTACTTTTGATTAACAATGTATTGTCTCCAGTACGCCATGTGTTGCTTCCAATGCATTGCCTTCAGTTAGCAATGTGTTACTTTCTATTAGCAATACATTGTATTCAGTTAGCAAAGCGTTACTTTCAATAAGCAACACATTGCCTtcaataagcaatgcattacttTCAACAAGCAACACATTGCCTTCAGTAAGCGATGCGTTACTTCGAATAAACAATGTATTGCCTTCAGTAAGCAATGTGTTGCTTTCAATAACCAGTGCATTGCCTTCAGTAGGCAACACATTACTTTCATTAAACAACACATCACCTTTAGTAAGCAATGTGTTACTTTCAATAACACATTCAGTAAGCGAAGTGTTACTTTCAATAGGTAACACATCGCCTTTAGTAAGCAACATGTTGCTTTCTATAAGCAACACATTGCCTTCAGTAGGCAATGTATTACTTTCAATATAAGCAACACATTGCCTCCAGTAAGCAATGTGTTACTTTCAATAAGCGACACATTTCATTGCATTCTTTACTTTCAATATGCAATACATTGCTTTCAATTTGCAATACATTACAAGCCACACATTGCCTACAGTAGGCAATGTATTACTTTCAATATAAGCAACACATTGCCTTCAGTAAGCGACGTGTTGCTTTCAATAAGCAACACATTGCCTTCTTTACTTTCAATATGCAATACATTGCCTTTAGTTAGCAATGCAGTACTTTCATATGCAATACATTGCCTTTAGTTAGCAATGCATTACTTTCAATAAGCAAAACATTGCCTTGAATTTTACATATTTGCAGCTTAATCTCCTTCAACCTACTGACTACTATATGCGTAAacatctctgattggttcaatacataTAGCTCtccttgtaaccaatcaaaatagttcttagaggccgatAATTCGGCCGATAGTCCCCATTGGGCATGATGGATTAAAGATAAAAGGCCCcgtgtcacaggggaagttgcccaaagttgtCAAAATGACCGAAGTTGACCGAAAATGGGGCAAAACTTCTCAAAGTTATCATTTGACTTTgcaaatttttgacaattttgtgcaactttgcattaacattgagTGACTTTGCACAACTTTGAGGATCATTGAGTAACTTTGCACAACTTTAATGCAACTTTGAGGACCTTTTGTGCAACTTTGTACAATTTTGCGCAACTTATGCAAGATTTTACGTAACTTTGAGGACctttgtgcaactttgcaaaattttacataactttgaggaactttgtgcaactttgcaaaatgtttagacAACTTAATggaactttgtgcaactttgcaaaatgtttagacAACTTAATGGAACTTTGAACAACTTTGGGGAACTTCCCCTGTGACGCGGGGTCTGATAAAGTGATATCGTTACCTTGTGGGCCTTGTACTCCTGCAGGAATATATACAGGATGATATGGAGGACAGTTGCAGGACTCGGCTTGTTCTTGGGTTGCAGTTTGGCTGGTTCCTGTTGGTGTCACATGACTAGTTACCATGGTGATGAAACCAAGTGTGGTGAGCATCACAATAAGATGTTTTGACATGGTGATGGTTTGGTATCTGTGTGTGAAACGTCAGGTATGAATTTTGTATTATACAGTtctgtgtcatgttatttgaatATCCATGGATATAATTGGCTTATTTGCattatatttcaaatgaaattctATTATTTCACACTAAACGCAACAGCCAATTATCTCGGTTTTCGGCAGAGGCTTCTAATAACAACCTCAAGGTTATAGACACAGAGGGGTGACCCTGGTAAGggggagggtggggggggggcatgaagACTGGATGTTTGAATGAATATTTAGATTCCAACCACTTAACCCTCCTCCGTGCATATAATCAGAACCCTCACTAGATGGAGTCACGCATGTCCCCCGCGATGTAATTAACCCCCGGGGGAGGGCAGTCATCTTTTGAAGTGATTGGTGCTTGTCAATAGTCCCTTTCGGAAGTCAAAATACCCGATGGCCTCCTTTTGTTAAAGTCCAAcctgatgacccccttttgtAGGTTCGGCTACTAAACGACCTCATTTTTTTTGCTAGAATTTTGTCATGCCATAAAATAATATGCAGGACCTTTCAGattttcttatttcagcaaattgttattgtaaatttgacaaatttgaaaaaaaaaaaaaaaattcccaacaTTTTATACCTAATTTGTTTACCCCCAATGACCACGAAGCCGGTAGCCACATTCCCGTCACTTCAAAAGGTTGAGTGCCCCCTCTCCCACGGGGACAGTAACTACAAAAGGTTTCTACAGTTGTGGTGTAAAGGCGGAAGATGTCAACCCagtaaacacacaaatgttttaataaatgTTTTAACGTTTTGGTTAAAACGTTAGACtaacgttgtaataacattaaaaGCTAAATTCCGCGgtgtttttgctcaaaagggtaaATCCTGTTTATGATATGTTTTGGAAATCCCTTTAGGCCTATGTCAAGCATGTGTACAGTGTATGCTATGAAAGTAGAGTGCCTCCACTCTCCGGATTTGAGATTTGAGTTTCCCAATTAGGTGTGTGCAGCAAGCAGACAAGGGGGAacattttggcattgatttctATGATGATGATCGCGAAATGGGAATATATACCGAACACATCaacatcgcctggtaaataattacattgtatagCAGGGagactaaaatcaatacccgggatcgatacatgtgtatgtgctatgcacgatttgatattcagacgataaatgtTTGGAtgccgggatagaaaatgatgaatatctcccgtaatttaaaGAAGCCGATTTCAAGACTTACATTTGAATGTATGTGTTGAAAGatcatgatagtcgttagcgagcgtattgacaaacaactgtgcgttttgaactcaaaaactgacaaaaattcatatgttatattttatatgtgcagaacagaACAAACGagagctgccctcattcgtaaacagtCGGGGTAACGAAACATATCACGTTACAAGCGCAATGcggaccactggtggaggcagtctaatgcAGATGACGTGCCAGGCTCACTGAGATCTACataggtcagtcaccgggctattgtcaatgGCCTTAGTCGGatatccctcggcccattatgcgtctcaactattaaacaggtcggaacaaaatgcatgactattgaagaacaagtggattcTATCTACCATCATAGCGATTTCTggcatgaagatatcggggcgatgacactgtgccgtaAAGatgattcgcctaatggcgctatggccTCACTTGACATGAGTGGAATTTAAGGCACAACCAAAAAGGTGTCTTCCCGTAAAATTCCCCTCAGCAAACAAGGGCATTAATTCTTGTTagaatttcagaggagggagctctctatttgcacatgaaattatcCAAAGGCAAAAGAGACCAActgcaccattaggcgaatctttacggtacttAGCCCTATTAATTAAAATAACTATATACGTACCTGCTATTTTTCCGCTTTACTAGCTTTTATGAGCTCTTTTACTCGAACTGTTTGTGCAAACTTCTAGGCCTACTTGTTGAGTTTTCAGAAAAGGTTGCAATACATCTCAGTTTTCAGTATCATATGGTTTGGCATGAATTTGCTTTTGCCTGTGTGAATCTTTTAtttgtttgtcatttttgaaaaagaGTAAAAATCCACATTTAGGCGACAAAAACGACCATGTTTTGTTCATTAATGTTCAATACGGCCGTctgttttcaaaattgcaatttggTGGCGTTTTTCAGTCGAAATCAATACTTTTCACAAGAAAAgctgctgattttacatgcatgcatAATAGCCAAAAAAGATAAAGGAAGCctatatacataacataaaatgctAAATCTGGGCCTTTTCACACTTTTTCGTTGGGAGGgggataggcctacataaggggtggtgcaataattatgtgtatgtgTATCCTGGAGTGGTGAATTACGGGGTGGGGGACTTTTTTGACAGGCCTAAGGGAAGGGgcgagcatttttggcaggtcgaaggggagggggggggaggcttagcctatatgataagacaatttaaggtgtTAAATTTGGGTtctccaaaatcttgcatgtgtaaaaaaAGGGGAGGCAATTATTTTGCGACATCAAAAAGGGGggaggttttttggcacgtcgaggTGGGGTTGGCAAAGACTTTTGGGAACGGCCAAAGGGGAGGgggagatttttggcagaccattttgagaattcaccatccggggtacacataaatattgcaccatccctaaatatatatatttataagaaCAAATGTACCGGAAAACACAGCAAacaaaattattcagtttttgtgcCGTAGGCTATGCTAACGGAGACAGGATTGTCTGAATGTTTGAATTTGATACAACACAAGAAACCACTAATACTAGGCCTACTTATATCACTTGGTTCTTTGCCGAGTTTTTCTCACCTTTCCCCTCAACCTTTCCATTGTTGTTAGCTAATGTAATGACAAGGGAAATATATAAAACAACAACTGAAAGTTCAGAAGGCTAAAGTGAAATGATTAGTTTTTATGCATCATCGTAtacattaaagcaatattgtaacatgtcCTTTAAAAACTTAGATTTGTATATTACGTAGTCCTACAAGGATAAATCCTATTTCTTTTTCACTGTGTAGTCCTACAAGGGGGTAGTCCAACCGGGCAAATTTGTTTTACTGtgcagatataggcctactgtgttaTCGGCagaatttaaacgagaaccaaaagtgttgGCAGAAGTCATGTGGACTATCGCAGAATATAGGCCGTAGCGTTCTTGAAAGAAGTtgcatttttaccaattttttatgTTCTtgctaaaaaaaatattttaatattctttTTAGTTGTTAAAACAACTTACCATTACCTCAACATGCTCAAACGTCTTATGTAGTTTGCATACCTATTCCGGTTCGACTATGTATATTCCAAAATGCTCGATCTTCGTTATTGGTAAACATTTGACCACATTTCTACTCTATAAAATAGCGAAAATATTGCAAAACTCAACAAGTAGTAAATGAAGTCACATGTTAAATACCgcacatagtgcagttttgtccacggcaaattcaccgtgaccttttcagccataaacccgcttagtgaagattaaaccgaagtatgcagtactaaaccattatagtaatcgattgtccaatgcacatttcttaccacgtgataatattaatccaatgagcgatcgaattgtccgctacggtcgactaatccaatcgataatgacgctattgacatgcacgggcggagctccactgactgagttttgggatttttcactggtttgctatcatttactcatcaaggcgctccaccgtgcTAATGCTATGGACTATGAAAATAAACCAtatttgattgacagaaagtactaaatttgtacctattacggtttggtggtacCCCTCtcccaaacgcgaccaagtcagggcggcccggtgaagcaaaatttgcattggattaacacgggagtttggataagatggtagattttctttctcatacaaatgcatgctcccccgttactaaagcttgtaccggattacaaattcagatattttgaaaagaataagtaattgaaacatagagcaagtactgaaatcagagcttttatactttttgctatatacatactgcagttactgtccgttttcctatacacaatacacagtgctctttcccattgacgcgtgacctttacaaatagccctatgttaacagtatggggatatgactagttaacgtcgctgtgtgaaaaataaccggccaatattaaaagtactcttctaaagttctagaaaatatagttttttaacatgtcctaaatttttagctaatttagatgtttggaaatattcgtactttggtgttttagttaatgttataggtaatagtacattgcctagttaacgtcgctgtgtgaaaaataaccggccaatattaaaagtactcttctaaaattctagacaatatagttttgtaacatgtcctaaatttttagctaatttaggtgtttggagagggtcgtacttttgtgttttaggaaggacatgtaaacgacagataacaccaaaaatatgaagaaattatttccaaaccgtgttaagtcaaaaatcattatgttgctcattttcaagaatgcttgctggtttacaaaaagcacgccattgtctgatttcgtgaacaaagccacacataacattgtttcctttcgtttcctttataatcggttacccaactgaagctatgaataccagctttattgcgatatcgcacatgaaaacagtcacttgtgcacaaccagagaagatccgatttaatcagttgagctgtttcaatgagtgttatcttggtttaatagcttttaatggggttaagtcctgcaaaggtcgagatgaattctactgtagacatgactgcatcatgaacgctaactagttcatctcatatGTCTACAACACAGTGCTAcgagtagggttcaattgcctattgtgaatgcccctgtgttgtgtgcatacatgtagttaacaataactgcatgatgatagTTTGTCTTTTTCAGGTCTGACAGAATACAAGCCACTAGGCCCTATGTCTTGTCCGCTTGAAATTCCAATGCTTTTTCGTATCGATTGATTTCAAAGAAAGGATTTGAACCAACGCCCCCGATCGTATTCAAAAGTTTTTGGTCaaccatatcgttatgaattctgATTTACTATggtgtgaaaaaaaaagtatttatgaAAGAGTCCGTCACTTTTGACGgtgcaaaaacgtcaaaatttgcccccCTCAAAACAGGATTCCTTAGCCTTTTAAAACGCTAAAACCCCAGAGCTTCCGGGCACGTTGTCCACTGGACCCCGCCCTGGACCACACCAGCTAAAGGCGGGCCCCTGGGCCCCACCCGTGAggggcttcgcggcaagccgctcgcagtGCGGGCTACGCCCGCACCTTACCCTCCTAATCAGattccattcgggggaactgaagaACCTGGCCCcgcccactttcaatgtgctgcgcacgccactgactcaatacatttattatcatttattataaaatgttatctatattttgatatatacgaacagcggcgtagctgggattttttccaggaggggcaagcccaagggcgggggcccaaatccacaaaatttccctgcacttggggggggggcaaatagacaatttttgccaggctgccctcctctccctctctctctctctttttcctctttctcctccttttccactttctccctcctttttcctcttttttccttgcactagggggcgggggcccaaatagacaatttttgccagggggaaattgcccccctgccccccggcagctacgccactgtctacGAAATACAATGTGCTACAAGTTTATAGTTCAGCACTGTTTGAACAGGAAAGTCATCTTATAACATTAGTGTAACGTTACATTCTCTTGTGTTTTTGATGTTAAGAATATGAAAAGAACATCAGAAGATTTCAGAGAAGATATcacacacttcccataatgcatttctccaattttaatttcctgtaatggtttgctatctagtgcaatatgggtcgatagtgacaaaaagtaggGGCcaaccttaacatgcttaatgaccagagcacatccagatcttgaaaaatgtttatttcttgttTAACCGGTCTattttcaacatgaaaacaagGGGAATCTGTACAAAGTACTGGGACTGTCATTTGATATAATAAAGTAATCattatatcatgttgcaaaggattctggaagggtaagatatcttctccgaGATGATTGTGTGGATGATTGCATACTAGTGAATTTACATATGAACAACTAC
It encodes:
- the LOC140140878 gene encoding uncharacterized protein, with amino-acid sequence MSKHLIVMLTTLGFITMVTSHVTPTGTSQTATQEQAESCNCPPYHPVYIPAGVQGPQGLTGPAGDPGIPGVPGQPGQPGQGLKGEQGQGLPGSKGDQGQKGDIGPVGEPGLLGSPGKMGPVGIPGLSGVKGQPGIDGARGQPGTDGVGGQPGTDGVKGQKGEAGTSSTSYTPPSTQTSAFSAQLKRDLTGSQTITFDVEDLDIGNDFDHTTGIFTCRITGLYFFTFSFAKWETSIADVSLRVNGVRKAWISIDVADAREMQSQSVVLMLQQGDEVKLVTAGDMANYSDANINLFNGFLIHAT